In a single window of the Branchiostoma floridae strain S238N-H82 chromosome 2, Bfl_VNyyK, whole genome shotgun sequence genome:
- the LOC118410611 gene encoding uncharacterized protein LOC118410611 has protein sequence MFHLKRKSTYNMPGRWSVVLGLLACLFPQSHAALPHGCVVLEDRTFSTEDVSGIFGVNRILQTEAPPQRVGTMRDQGPLPTGHFATNQIKPHTAPMRLFPYSGKRRYNSVEWAM, from the exons ATGTTTCATTTGAAAAGAAAGA GTACGTACAACATGCCGGGCCGTTGGAGTGTAGTCCTCGGGCTGCTGGCGTGCCTCTTCCCGCAGAGCCATGCGGCCCTACCCCACGGCTGCGTGGTCCTGGAGGACCGGACATTCTCTACGGAAGACGTCTCGGGCATCTTTGGGGTGAACCGGATCCTGCAGACGGAGGCCCCGCCGCAGCGTGTCGGTACGATGCGCGACCAGGGCCCGCTGCCCACCGGACACTTTGCCACCAACCAGATCAAACCGCACACCGCGCCCATGAGACTCTTCCCGTACTCTGGTAAGCGCAGATATAACAGTGTAGAATGGGCAATGTAG